A single region of the Zootoca vivipara chromosome 2, rZooViv1.1, whole genome shotgun sequence genome encodes:
- the RBFOX3 gene encoding RNA binding protein fox-1 homolog 3: MAQPYPPATYPPPPQNGIPAEYAPPPHPHPAQDYSGQSTVPEHALTLYTPAQSHTEQPGTDASTQSIAGTQTVPHTDEAAQTDNQTLHPPECGSDKQQPKRLHVSNIPFRFRDPDLRQMFGQFGKILDVEIIFNERGSKGFGFVTFETSADADRAREKLNGTIVEGRKIEVNNATARVMTNKKAANPYTNGWKLNPVVGTVYGPEFYAVTGFPYPATGTAVAYRGAHLRGRGRTVYNTFRAAPPPPPIPAYGAVVYQDGFYGAEIYGGYAAYRYAQPAAAAAAYSDSYGRVYAAADPYHHTIGPAATYSIGTMASLYRGGYSRFTPY, from the exons ATGGCCCAGCCCTACCCCCCAGCCACATACCCACCACCCCCGCAGAATGGCATCCCTGCAGAGTACGCTCCTccaccacacccacacccagcaCAGGACTACTCGGGGCAGAGCACGGTACCTGAGCATGCCTTGACTCTCTACACGCCAGCACAGAGCCACACCGAACAGCCGGGCACCGACGCCAGCACGCAATCCATAGCGGGCACACAAACAGTACCG CACACAGATGAAGCGGCACAGACAGACAACCAGACGCTACACCCGCCAGAGTGTGGTTCTGACAAGCAGCAGCCCAAACGGTTACACGTTTCCAACATCCCTTTCCGCTTCCGGGACCCTGACCTGCGGCAAATGTTTGGG cAATTTGGAAAGATCCTGGATGTTGAGATCATTTTCAATGAGCGTGGCTCCAAG GGTTTTGGGTTTGTAACTTTTGAAACTAGTGCAGATGCCGATCGGGCACGGGAGAAGCTGAATGGCACCATCGTAGAGGGACGCAAGATCGAG GTCAACAACGCCACAGCCCGGGTAATGACAAACAAGAAGGCAGCCAATCCCTACACAAATG gctggaAACTGAACCCTGTGGTGGGCACCGTCTATGGCCCAGAGTTCTATGCAG TGACAGGCTTTCCATACCCAGCCACAGGAACAGCGGTAGCGTACCGGGGGGCGCACTTACGGGGGCGGGGGCGCACAGTCTACAACACGTTCCGGGCAGCTCCCCCACCTCCGCCCATCCCCGCTTACGGAGC AGTGGTTTACCAGGACGGATTCTACGGTGCTGAAATTTAT GGGGGTTACGCAGCCTACAGATATGCTCagccggcagcggcagcagcagcttacAGTGACAG TTATGGCCGAGTTTATGCAGCTGCAGATCCTTACCACCACACCATCGGCCCTGCTGCCACCTACAGCATTGGCACTATG GCTAGTCTATACCGAGGAGGGTACAGCCGCTTCACTCCCTACTAG
- the ENGASE gene encoding cytosolic endo-beta-N-acetylglucosaminidase isoform X1 yields MPGLPGRLVAGSCSGWNCCGDWPDPGRPLPPCDGGRRRKAQRERNTEREMEGREQDGEGRRGAKRADDESHGGPEEQRPAKGRFRPGLGLQLDMESQRTSVLHRVVNFAPSPLPARQYDTKTTEPISFYLSGLEELVAWKPTSDDAFNVSTEPLAKHEPPFNSRRPRTLVCHDMKGGYLEDRFIQGKSVDDPFVFYHWRYIDIFVYFSHHNVTIPPVVWTNAAHRNGVLMLGTFITEWGDGAKMCESFLASEEAYHAVADQLAAIAQFYRFDGWLVNIENSLSVSAARNLAHFLRYLTAQVHRAVPGGQVVWYDSVLQNGELKWQNELNEKNRVYFDACDGFFTNYNWTEEHLLRTREMADDRRADIYVGVDVFGRGVVVSSGFDTNKSLRMIREQGLSVAIFAPGWVYEHLGPTDFLNNEDKFWALLSDLLPTHSVGSLPFSTSFCLGMGKRHFHHGQEGRMEPWYNLSAQEVQPLYTERRMPHGGWLRTRCCLQDAWCGGSSLLLEGTIPPNADHVTARLFSFQVPAPPRLFLVLIYKHEASSQGVTFAPVFTTRQSSSCFSSGESGEPRKHKPSLLPTPPHYLAQLLRGAGPRGKDDWQSRCYELELQDCFLDQLSVTVSRRQSGQNEVPFVCRLGRIWVLDATALRPLTSADAATPVSPLEVAHVRWQRPSAGELSLSLTLRWTYPPSKATCFRVHYRRGSCGIGPEPHLLPIGVAYAPQYRVTELTVPGALSESSCRLEFLVEPVPDDGFQVDAAMWGKLVFVYSDPKLPSPGPEPEGTSSS; encoded by the exons ATGCCAGGGCTGCCCGGGCGCCTGGTGGCAGGGAGTTGCAGCGGCTGGAACTGCTGCGGGGATTGGCCGGATCCCGGCCGCCCTCTGCCTCCATGTGACGGGGGACGTAGGAGGAAGGcgcaaagagagagaaacacagagagagagatggagggaagGGAGCAGGAcggagaagggaggagaggagccAAGCGAGCCGACGACGAGAGCCATGGAGGTCCAGAAGAGCAGAGGCCAGCCAAGGGGCGCTTCAGGCCCGGGCTGGG cTTGCAGTTGGATATGGAGAGCCAAAGAACATCTGTTCTCCACCGGGTGGTCAATTTCGCCCCCAGTCCTCTCCCTG CTAGGCAGTACGACACAAAGACCACTGAGCCAATCAGCTTCTACCTCTCTGGCTTGGAAGAGCTGGTTGCCTGGAAGCCCACCAGTGACGATGCTTTCAACGTGTCCACAGAGCCGCTGGCCAAACACGAGCCTCCTTTCAACAGCCGTAGGCCCCGCACGCTGGTGTGCCATGATATGAAGGGAGGTTACCTGGAAGACAG GTTCATCCAAGGCAAATCGGTGGATGACCCCTTTGTGTTCTACCACTGGCGCTACATTGACATATTTGTTTACTTCAGTCATCACAATGTTACCATCCCACCTGTGGTCTGGACTAATGCTGCTCACCGCAATGGAGTCCTCATGCTAG GGACCTTCATTACAGAGTGGGGAGATGGTGCAAAGATGTGCGAGTCCTTCTTGGCAAGCGAGGAAGCGTACCATGCCGTGGCTGATCAGCTGGCTGCGATTGCACAGTTCTATCGTTTTGATGGCTGGCTGGTCAACATTGAGAACTCTCTGAGT GTGTCGGCAGCGCGTAACCTGGCCCACTTCTTGCGCTATCTGACGGCCCAGGTGCACAGAGCTGTGCCTGGAGGGCAGGTGGTGTGGTATGACAGTGTCCTGCAGAACGGGGAGCTCAAGTGGCAGAATGAGCTGAATGAGAAGAACCG GGTTTACTTTGATGCCTGTGACGGTTTCTTCACCAACTACAACTGGACGGAGGAGCACCTGCTGCGGACCCGAGAGATGGCCGACGACCGCCGGGCGGACATCTACGTGGGCGTGGACGTGTTCGGCCGTGGTGTCGTGGTGAGCAGCGGCTTCGACACCAACAAG TCCCTGCGCATGATTCGAGAGCAGGGCCTCTCGGTGGccatttttgcacctggctggGTATATGAGCACCTAGGCCCGACCGACTTTCTGAACAACGAGGACAA ATTCTGGGCCCTGCTCTCCGATCTGCTGCCTACTCACAGCGTTGGTTCCCTCCCCTTCAGCACCTCTTTCTgcctggggatggggaagagacACTTCCACCATGGGCAG GAGGGTAGGATGGAGCCCTGGTACAACCTGAGTGCTCAGGAGGTCCAGCCACTGTACACCGAGCGCAGGATGCCccatgggggctggctgaggacgCGCTGTTGCCTGCAGGATGCCTGGTGCGGGGGAAGCTCCCTGCTGCTGGAAGGGACTATCCCACCCAATGCAGATCACGTCACAGCCAG GCTGTTTTCCTTCCAGGTGCCAGCACCCCCCCGGCTGTTCCTGGTCTTAATTTATAAACACGAGGCCTCTTCCCAAGGCGTGACCTTTGCACCGGTGTTCACCACGCGGCAGTCAAGTTCCTGTTTCTCCAGCGGCGAGTCGG GAGAACCAAGGAAGCACAAACCCTCCCTACTCCCCACGCCTCCCCATTACCTTGCCCAGCTGCTCAGGGGGGCTGGACCACGTGGGAAAGATGACTGGCAAAGTCG ATGCTATGAGCTGGAGCTCCAGGACTGCTTCCTGGACCAACTTTCAGTGACTGTGTCACGTCGCCAGTCTGGCCAGAATGAGGTGCCCTTTGTATGCCGCTTGGGCAGGATCTGG GTGCTGGATGCCACTGCTCTGCGCCCGCTGACATCCGCTGATGCTGCCACCCCAGTGTCGCCTTTAGAAGTTGCCCATGTCCGTTGGCAACGACCTTCAGCTGGAGAGCTCTCCCTCAGCCTCACTTTGCGCTGGACCTACCCTCCCAGCAAGGCCACCTGCTTTCGCGTTCACTACCGTAGGGGCTCGTGCGGCATTGGTCCCGAACCTCATCTGCTCCCAATCGGGGTGGCGTATGCCCCCCAGTACCGGGTGACTGAGCTGACCGTGCCTGGCGCCCTTTCTGAGTCTTCCTGCCGCTTGGAGTTTCTTGTGGAGCCGGTACCCGATGATGGGTTCCAGGTAGATGCTGCAATGTGGGGGAAACTGGTATTTGTGTACTCTGATCCAAAGCTACCCAGTCCTGGCCCAGAGCCTGAAGGAACCTCATCCAGTTGA
- the ENGASE gene encoding cytosolic endo-beta-N-acetylglucosaminidase isoform X3, whose amino-acid sequence MGCRAVLEGDKLGSNASESCPASGRWCLQLDMESQRTSVLHRVVNFAPSPLPARQYDTKTTEPISFYLSGLEELVAWKPTSDDAFNVSTEPLAKHEPPFNSRRPRTLVCHDMKGGYLEDRFIQGKSVDDPFVFYHWRYIDIFVYFSHHNVTIPPVVWTNAAHRNGVLMLGTFITEWGDGAKMCESFLASEEAYHAVADQLAAIAQFYRFDGWLVNIENSLSVSAARNLAHFLRYLTAQVHRAVPGGQVVWYDSVLQNGELKWQNELNEKNRVYFDACDGFFTNYNWTEEHLLRTREMADDRRADIYVGVDVFGRGVVVSSGFDTNKSLRMIREQGLSVAIFAPGWVYEHLGPTDFLNNEDKFWALLSDLLPTHSVGSLPFSTSFCLGMGKRHFHHGQEGRMEPWYNLSAQEVQPLYTERRMPHGGWLRTRCCLQDAWCGGSSLLLEGTIPPNADHVTARLFSFQVPAPPRLFLVLIYKHEASSQGVTFAPVFTTRQSSSCFSSGESGEPRKHKPSLLPTPPHYLAQLLRGAGPRGKDDWQSRCYELELQDCFLDQLSVTVSRRQSGQNEVPFVCRLGRIWVLDATALRPLTSADAATPVSPLEVAHVRWQRPSAGELSLSLTLRWTYPPSKATCFRVHYRRGSCGIGPEPHLLPIGVAYAPQYRVTELTVPGALSESSCRLEFLVEPVPDDGFQVDAAMWGKLVFVYSDPKLPSPGPEPEGTSSS is encoded by the exons ATGGGATGCAGAGCGGTCCTGGAAGGTGATAAACTTGGGTCCAATGCAAGCGAAAGCTGTCCAGCCTCGGGAAGGTGGTG cTTGCAGTTGGATATGGAGAGCCAAAGAACATCTGTTCTCCACCGGGTGGTCAATTTCGCCCCCAGTCCTCTCCCTG CTAGGCAGTACGACACAAAGACCACTGAGCCAATCAGCTTCTACCTCTCTGGCTTGGAAGAGCTGGTTGCCTGGAAGCCCACCAGTGACGATGCTTTCAACGTGTCCACAGAGCCGCTGGCCAAACACGAGCCTCCTTTCAACAGCCGTAGGCCCCGCACGCTGGTGTGCCATGATATGAAGGGAGGTTACCTGGAAGACAG GTTCATCCAAGGCAAATCGGTGGATGACCCCTTTGTGTTCTACCACTGGCGCTACATTGACATATTTGTTTACTTCAGTCATCACAATGTTACCATCCCACCTGTGGTCTGGACTAATGCTGCTCACCGCAATGGAGTCCTCATGCTAG GGACCTTCATTACAGAGTGGGGAGATGGTGCAAAGATGTGCGAGTCCTTCTTGGCAAGCGAGGAAGCGTACCATGCCGTGGCTGATCAGCTGGCTGCGATTGCACAGTTCTATCGTTTTGATGGCTGGCTGGTCAACATTGAGAACTCTCTGAGT GTGTCGGCAGCGCGTAACCTGGCCCACTTCTTGCGCTATCTGACGGCCCAGGTGCACAGAGCTGTGCCTGGAGGGCAGGTGGTGTGGTATGACAGTGTCCTGCAGAACGGGGAGCTCAAGTGGCAGAATGAGCTGAATGAGAAGAACCG GGTTTACTTTGATGCCTGTGACGGTTTCTTCACCAACTACAACTGGACGGAGGAGCACCTGCTGCGGACCCGAGAGATGGCCGACGACCGCCGGGCGGACATCTACGTGGGCGTGGACGTGTTCGGCCGTGGTGTCGTGGTGAGCAGCGGCTTCGACACCAACAAG TCCCTGCGCATGATTCGAGAGCAGGGCCTCTCGGTGGccatttttgcacctggctggGTATATGAGCACCTAGGCCCGACCGACTTTCTGAACAACGAGGACAA ATTCTGGGCCCTGCTCTCCGATCTGCTGCCTACTCACAGCGTTGGTTCCCTCCCCTTCAGCACCTCTTTCTgcctggggatggggaagagacACTTCCACCATGGGCAG GAGGGTAGGATGGAGCCCTGGTACAACCTGAGTGCTCAGGAGGTCCAGCCACTGTACACCGAGCGCAGGATGCCccatgggggctggctgaggacgCGCTGTTGCCTGCAGGATGCCTGGTGCGGGGGAAGCTCCCTGCTGCTGGAAGGGACTATCCCACCCAATGCAGATCACGTCACAGCCAG GCTGTTTTCCTTCCAGGTGCCAGCACCCCCCCGGCTGTTCCTGGTCTTAATTTATAAACACGAGGCCTCTTCCCAAGGCGTGACCTTTGCACCGGTGTTCACCACGCGGCAGTCAAGTTCCTGTTTCTCCAGCGGCGAGTCGG GAGAACCAAGGAAGCACAAACCCTCCCTACTCCCCACGCCTCCCCATTACCTTGCCCAGCTGCTCAGGGGGGCTGGACCACGTGGGAAAGATGACTGGCAAAGTCG ATGCTATGAGCTGGAGCTCCAGGACTGCTTCCTGGACCAACTTTCAGTGACTGTGTCACGTCGCCAGTCTGGCCAGAATGAGGTGCCCTTTGTATGCCGCTTGGGCAGGATCTGG GTGCTGGATGCCACTGCTCTGCGCCCGCTGACATCCGCTGATGCTGCCACCCCAGTGTCGCCTTTAGAAGTTGCCCATGTCCGTTGGCAACGACCTTCAGCTGGAGAGCTCTCCCTCAGCCTCACTTTGCGCTGGACCTACCCTCCCAGCAAGGCCACCTGCTTTCGCGTTCACTACCGTAGGGGCTCGTGCGGCATTGGTCCCGAACCTCATCTGCTCCCAATCGGGGTGGCGTATGCCCCCCAGTACCGGGTGACTGAGCTGACCGTGCCTGGCGCCCTTTCTGAGTCTTCCTGCCGCTTGGAGTTTCTTGTGGAGCCGGTACCCGATGATGGGTTCCAGGTAGATGCTGCAATGTGGGGGAAACTGGTATTTGTGTACTCTGATCCAAAGCTACCCAGTCCTGGCCCAGAGCCTGAAGGAACCTCATCCAGTTGA
- the ENGASE gene encoding cytosolic endo-beta-N-acetylglucosaminidase isoform X2 yields the protein MPGLPGRLVAGSCSGWNCCGDWPDPGRPLPPCDGGRRRKAQRERNTEREMEGREQDGEGRRGAKRADDESHGGPEEQRPAKGRFRPGLGLQLDMESQRTSVLHRVVNFAPSPLPARQYDTKTTEPISFYLSGLEELVAWKPTSDDAFNVSTEPLAKHEPPFNSRRPRTLVCHDMKGGYLEDRFIQGKSVDDPFVFYHWRYIDIFVYFSHHNVTIPPVVWTNAAHRNGVLMLEWGDGAKMCESFLASEEAYHAVADQLAAIAQFYRFDGWLVNIENSLSVSAARNLAHFLRYLTAQVHRAVPGGQVVWYDSVLQNGELKWQNELNEKNRVYFDACDGFFTNYNWTEEHLLRTREMADDRRADIYVGVDVFGRGVVVSSGFDTNKSLRMIREQGLSVAIFAPGWVYEHLGPTDFLNNEDKFWALLSDLLPTHSVGSLPFSTSFCLGMGKRHFHHGQEGRMEPWYNLSAQEVQPLYTERRMPHGGWLRTRCCLQDAWCGGSSLLLEGTIPPNADHVTARLFSFQVPAPPRLFLVLIYKHEASSQGVTFAPVFTTRQSSSCFSSGESGEPRKHKPSLLPTPPHYLAQLLRGAGPRGKDDWQSRCYELELQDCFLDQLSVTVSRRQSGQNEVPFVCRLGRIWVLDATALRPLTSADAATPVSPLEVAHVRWQRPSAGELSLSLTLRWTYPPSKATCFRVHYRRGSCGIGPEPHLLPIGVAYAPQYRVTELTVPGALSESSCRLEFLVEPVPDDGFQVDAAMWGKLVFVYSDPKLPSPGPEPEGTSSS from the exons ATGCCAGGGCTGCCCGGGCGCCTGGTGGCAGGGAGTTGCAGCGGCTGGAACTGCTGCGGGGATTGGCCGGATCCCGGCCGCCCTCTGCCTCCATGTGACGGGGGACGTAGGAGGAAGGcgcaaagagagagaaacacagagagagagatggagggaagGGAGCAGGAcggagaagggaggagaggagccAAGCGAGCCGACGACGAGAGCCATGGAGGTCCAGAAGAGCAGAGGCCAGCCAAGGGGCGCTTCAGGCCCGGGCTGGG cTTGCAGTTGGATATGGAGAGCCAAAGAACATCTGTTCTCCACCGGGTGGTCAATTTCGCCCCCAGTCCTCTCCCTG CTAGGCAGTACGACACAAAGACCACTGAGCCAATCAGCTTCTACCTCTCTGGCTTGGAAGAGCTGGTTGCCTGGAAGCCCACCAGTGACGATGCTTTCAACGTGTCCACAGAGCCGCTGGCCAAACACGAGCCTCCTTTCAACAGCCGTAGGCCCCGCACGCTGGTGTGCCATGATATGAAGGGAGGTTACCTGGAAGACAG GTTCATCCAAGGCAAATCGGTGGATGACCCCTTTGTGTTCTACCACTGGCGCTACATTGACATATTTGTTTACTTCAGTCATCACAATGTTACCATCCCACCTGTGGTCTGGACTAATGCTGCTCACCGCAATGGAGTCCTCATGCTAG AGTGGGGAGATGGTGCAAAGATGTGCGAGTCCTTCTTGGCAAGCGAGGAAGCGTACCATGCCGTGGCTGATCAGCTGGCTGCGATTGCACAGTTCTATCGTTTTGATGGCTGGCTGGTCAACATTGAGAACTCTCTGAGT GTGTCGGCAGCGCGTAACCTGGCCCACTTCTTGCGCTATCTGACGGCCCAGGTGCACAGAGCTGTGCCTGGAGGGCAGGTGGTGTGGTATGACAGTGTCCTGCAGAACGGGGAGCTCAAGTGGCAGAATGAGCTGAATGAGAAGAACCG GGTTTACTTTGATGCCTGTGACGGTTTCTTCACCAACTACAACTGGACGGAGGAGCACCTGCTGCGGACCCGAGAGATGGCCGACGACCGCCGGGCGGACATCTACGTGGGCGTGGACGTGTTCGGCCGTGGTGTCGTGGTGAGCAGCGGCTTCGACACCAACAAG TCCCTGCGCATGATTCGAGAGCAGGGCCTCTCGGTGGccatttttgcacctggctggGTATATGAGCACCTAGGCCCGACCGACTTTCTGAACAACGAGGACAA ATTCTGGGCCCTGCTCTCCGATCTGCTGCCTACTCACAGCGTTGGTTCCCTCCCCTTCAGCACCTCTTTCTgcctggggatggggaagagacACTTCCACCATGGGCAG GAGGGTAGGATGGAGCCCTGGTACAACCTGAGTGCTCAGGAGGTCCAGCCACTGTACACCGAGCGCAGGATGCCccatgggggctggctgaggacgCGCTGTTGCCTGCAGGATGCCTGGTGCGGGGGAAGCTCCCTGCTGCTGGAAGGGACTATCCCACCCAATGCAGATCACGTCACAGCCAG GCTGTTTTCCTTCCAGGTGCCAGCACCCCCCCGGCTGTTCCTGGTCTTAATTTATAAACACGAGGCCTCTTCCCAAGGCGTGACCTTTGCACCGGTGTTCACCACGCGGCAGTCAAGTTCCTGTTTCTCCAGCGGCGAGTCGG GAGAACCAAGGAAGCACAAACCCTCCCTACTCCCCACGCCTCCCCATTACCTTGCCCAGCTGCTCAGGGGGGCTGGACCACGTGGGAAAGATGACTGGCAAAGTCG ATGCTATGAGCTGGAGCTCCAGGACTGCTTCCTGGACCAACTTTCAGTGACTGTGTCACGTCGCCAGTCTGGCCAGAATGAGGTGCCCTTTGTATGCCGCTTGGGCAGGATCTGG GTGCTGGATGCCACTGCTCTGCGCCCGCTGACATCCGCTGATGCTGCCACCCCAGTGTCGCCTTTAGAAGTTGCCCATGTCCGTTGGCAACGACCTTCAGCTGGAGAGCTCTCCCTCAGCCTCACTTTGCGCTGGACCTACCCTCCCAGCAAGGCCACCTGCTTTCGCGTTCACTACCGTAGGGGCTCGTGCGGCATTGGTCCCGAACCTCATCTGCTCCCAATCGGGGTGGCGTATGCCCCCCAGTACCGGGTGACTGAGCTGACCGTGCCTGGCGCCCTTTCTGAGTCTTCCTGCCGCTTGGAGTTTCTTGTGGAGCCGGTACCCGATGATGGGTTCCAGGTAGATGCTGCAATGTGGGGGAAACTGGTATTTGTGTACTCTGATCCAAAGCTACCCAGTCCTGGCCCAGAGCCTGAAGGAACCTCATCCAGTTGA